In one Lolium rigidum isolate FL_2022 chromosome 3, APGP_CSIRO_Lrig_0.1, whole genome shotgun sequence genomic region, the following are encoded:
- the LOC124697720 gene encoding glycine-rich protein 5-like, whose protein sequence is MAKKCFGTVVAPLLLLTLAVAAHAVVAARTAPAGGAAEASLPAAAAVESGAGAGSAGAADAKNLFVGVGGMGDLPGLPAVGGGYGGGFGNNGAGVFTGVTGPLGGVGGGVGSVGPVGGVGGAGGIPFGGFASGGAPFGGIGGGYGGGGAGGVTP, encoded by the coding sequence ATGGCCAAGAAGTGCTTTGGCACTGTCGTCGCACCCCTCCTCCTGCTCACCCTCGCTGTAGCGGCACACGCCGTGGTGGCGGCCAGGACCGCGCCTGCTGGTGGTGCAGCTGAGGCCTCGCTTCCGGCCGCTGCCGCCGTGGAGAGCGGCGCCGGTGCAGGAAGCGCGGGAGCGGCGGACGCGAAGAACCTGTTCGTGGGCGTGGGAGGCATGGGGGACCTGCCGGGCCTCCCGGCCGTGGGCGGCGGCTACGGTGGGGGCTTCGGCAACAACGGCGCCGGCGTCTTCACCGGCGTCACGGGCCCGCTCGGCggagtcggcggcggcgtggggagcGTCGGACCGGTCGGCGGCGTCGGTGGCGCCGGAGGGATCCCGTTCGGAGGGTTCGCCAGCGGCGGTGCCCCGTTCGGCGGGATCGGAGGCGGGTACGGCggcggaggcgccggcggcgtcaCGCCTTGA